The following nucleotide sequence is from Peribacillus sp. ACCC06369.
CATTTGCCATATGTTTTTTAATAAACCCTTTATTTAAAAGGATGAAATTAATTAAATGGAAATAATTACTTGAAAGTAAATGTGAAAATTAGTTCTAAAGTATCAGGTATATAGATCGGTTTTTCGATATGATAAATAAGCTAATAGAAGTAAAATTTGGTTAAAATGTAGAATATCATAATAAAATGTAATATAACGTAATATTAATCATAGAATAATACTAAAAATTACGCCAAATTTGAGCAAATTGTGACAAATTTCGACGATAATAGGTCTAAAGTCTTTGTATTGTTTATGGACATACTTATTATGTTTCTTTAAAATTAAACCATAAATGCATTGGGTTAATTTATTGGTAAAGTAATTATCTGTTAAATAAAGAAAGAGGTGATCGATATGGAATTATTTTCGAATACTTTTCAATCACTAGAAAATGCTCTTAATTATTCTAATACAAAACAAAAAGTCATTTCACAGAACATAGCCAATTCGGATACGCCTAACTATAAAGCTAAAGAGGTCGACAAAACACAATCCTTTAAAGCAGAGCTGGAAGCTTCCCTGGAGTCATATCGAACCGATGAACGACATTTCACCTTCAA
It contains:
- the flgB gene encoding flagellar basal body rod protein FlgB is translated as MELFSNTFQSLENALNYSNTKQKVISQNIANSDTPNYKAKEVDKTQSFKAELEASLESYRTDERHFTFNSEGSHVSPIVTQKNVQYNNNGNSVDVDKEMTDLAANQIYYNAVTDRLSGKFQSLENVIRGGK